In Chitinibacter sp. SCUT-21, a single genomic region encodes these proteins:
- a CDS encoding toprim domain-containing protein gives MIRESLSDKVKQAAQGNWPAILQSFDVPAKTLDGRNHPCPACGGKDRFQFTVRGAGADYGRFACRGMDSQGGDGFALVMHLYNCGFNEAVKRVAAALGIHQDSHYNAGQFVPRIATAPEIDQAKIDRATAKLQAVFDAAEPVSKGNIAGQYLALRGLDISLHLYTDVLHSTNALDYWHVTDNQPVKLGVFPALVARIDKPNGALAGLHRIYLNDNAHKLALLHTDNGEPLPSKKLQAAHDGALSGAACRLFSVAAEGRLALTEGIENALAVHRMTGLAVWSCISAGGLRSVVLPDTVREVLIYGDNDLPDNQGRNTGKLAALAAGERFIKEGRKCRIYLPPVAGADWLDVLNQRQQKEAA, from the coding sequence ATGATACGCGAATCACTTAGCGATAAAGTCAAACAAGCTGCGCAAGGCAACTGGCCTGCAATCCTGCAATCTTTCGATGTGCCTGCAAAGACGCTTGATGGGCGCAATCACCCTTGCCCCGCCTGCGGTGGTAAAGACCGCTTTCAATTCACTGTGCGCGGCGCTGGTGCCGACTATGGCCGCTTTGCTTGTCGTGGCATGGATAGCCAAGGCGGTGATGGTTTCGCCTTGGTGATGCACCTGTATAACTGCGGATTTAATGAGGCGGTAAAACGGGTGGCTGCGGCTTTGGGTATTCATCAAGATAGCCATTACAACGCAGGCCAATTTGTGCCACGGATCGCCACTGCACCTGAAATCGACCAAGCCAAAATAGACCGAGCAACCGCCAAGCTGCAAGCGGTATTTGATGCCGCCGAGCCTGTGAGCAAGGGCAATATTGCTGGGCAGTATTTAGCCCTACGTGGCTTAGATATTAGCCTGCATTTATATACGGATGTATTGCATAGCACTAATGCACTGGATTATTGGCACGTCACTGATAATCAGCCCGTCAAGCTGGGCGTATTCCCTGCGCTGGTGGCGCGGATTGATAAGCCCAACGGCGCATTGGCTGGCCTGCACCGTATCTACCTAAACGACAACGCGCACAAACTGGCGCTACTACATACCGACAACGGCGAACCGCTACCTAGCAAAAAACTACAGGCCGCGCATGATGGGGCTTTAAGCGGTGCGGCTTGCCGTTTGTTTTCCGTTGCTGCTGAAGGGCGCTTGGCGCTAACTGAGGGCATAGAAAACGCGCTGGCCGTGCATCGCATGACGGGCTTGGCCGTGTGGTCGTGCATTAGCGCGGGTGGCCTGCGAAGTGTTGTATTGCCCGATACCGTGCGCGAAGTGCTGATCTATGGCGACAACGATCTACCCGACAACCAAGGCCGCAACACTGGCAAATTGGCCGCATTGGCTGCTGGTGAGCGATTCATCAAGGAGGGGCGCAAGTGCCGTATATACCTACCGCCTGTAGCGGGTGCGGATTGGCTTGATGTACTGAACCAGCGCCAACAAAAGGAGGCCGCATAA
- a CDS encoding GatB/YqeY domain-containing protein — MSLKAQITADMKTAMKEKQAERLGTIRLLMAAMKQREVDERIELSDADIAAIVEKMIKQRKDSISQFEAAQRQDLADKEKSELEVLMGYMPQQLSAEEIAAFLDEAIATHGSTPASMGKIMGDLKPKMAGRADMAEVSKLIKARLA, encoded by the coding sequence ATGAGTTTGAAAGCGCAAATCACGGCAGACATGAAAACCGCGATGAAAGAAAAGCAAGCCGAACGTTTAGGCACGATTCGCTTATTGATGGCCGCGATGAAGCAGCGTGAAGTTGACGAGCGCATTGAATTGAGTGATGCCGATATTGCCGCGATTGTTGAAAAAATGATCAAGCAGCGTAAAGACAGCATTTCTCAGTTTGAAGCTGCGCAGCGCCAAGACTTGGCCGATAAAGAAAAAAGCGAACTCGAAGTGTTGATGGGCTATATGCCGCAACAATTGAGCGCTGAAGAAATCGCTGCCTTTTTGGATGAAGCGATTGCCACGCATGGCAGTACGCCAGCAAGCATGGGTAAAATCATGGGCGATCTGAAGCCAAAAATGGCCGGTCGCGCCGATATGGCCGAAGTGAGCAAATTAATCAAAGCCCGTCTGGCGTAA
- a CDS encoding DUF927 domain-containing protein, whose product MLDNLDMFAEQLPALDVIEIDPTQVEMLDTLKRTGNKGNTGNGQEKPNENAACGGAALFPVAKKAKGTTGNKADKSPFIVNDGGVYWLDMGNEDAPPLWLCTPLAIIAKTRDTAQGNWGRYLQWRDDDGHLHAWACPAELLAASDTAEFRRELARQGLTIATNGKARQKLVDYVFSYPPQSVIPLRCVTRMGWFADRYVLPDAAYGAKSDEGVIYQGATASDYEQAGTLADWQRQIAAPAAGNSRMVFALSVAFAGALAEMAGESGGGFHFVGTTSKGKTSTLLDPAASVWGNPDRFAKKWRTTTNGLESLCTSRNDGLLILDELAQVAPQEAGGAAYLIANGQAKARMTKEGGNRPAQTWRVMLLSAGEIDLAQHMAEAGKSAKGGQMARLPAIPADAGAGLGTLEQLHQFTNGQAFADHMKSQSRQQYGTAGRAFIEQLCIPENLADVRESIRAEMQAICEQFDVSKTAPAEVGRVAARFGLVAFAGELATQYGITGWQAGEAIKAAKQCFQAWYSSVGAEFGADDRALFSQVSAFMQAHSNTRFPAHDASDEVLARHINRAGFRYEDAAGVVQYWVLTEPFKKELCKGFKSTDTAKVLQAAGWMLAGDKEANQSRNTQKKRIKALGSKSQWVYVLTELALGGIE is encoded by the coding sequence ATGCTGGATAATTTGGATATGTTTGCCGAGCAACTACCCGCGCTTGATGTGATTGAAATTGACCCTACTCAAGTAGAAATGCTGGACACGCTCAAAAGAACAGGGAACAAAGGGAACACAGGGAACGGTCAAGAAAAACCTAATGAAAATGCGGCTTGTGGCGGCGCTGCTTTGTTCCCTGTAGCAAAAAAAGCCAAGGGAACAACAGGGAACAAGGCCGATAAAAGCCCGTTTATTGTCAATGATGGCGGTGTGTATTGGCTGGATATGGGGAACGAGGACGCGCCGCCGCTGTGGTTATGTACCCCATTAGCCATCATCGCCAAGACCCGTGACACTGCGCAAGGCAACTGGGGGCGCTATCTGCAATGGCGCGATGATGACGGGCATTTGCACGCTTGGGCTTGTCCTGCCGAACTGCTGGCCGCCAGCGATACCGCCGAGTTTCGCAGAGAACTAGCGCGGCAAGGATTGACCATTGCAACCAATGGGAAGGCACGGCAAAAGCTGGTGGATTACGTTTTTAGCTATCCGCCACAATCTGTAATCCCGTTGCGCTGTGTCACCCGCATGGGATGGTTTGCTGATCGCTATGTTTTGCCAGATGCAGCATACGGTGCTAAATCTGACGAAGGCGTGATTTACCAAGGCGCAACCGCTAGTGATTACGAACAGGCAGGCACATTGGCCGATTGGCAACGGCAAATTGCAGCACCAGCGGCGGGTAATTCGCGCATGGTGTTTGCGCTGTCGGTAGCCTTTGCGGGGGCGCTGGCAGAAATGGCAGGTGAAAGCGGCGGCGGGTTTCACTTTGTCGGCACAACGAGCAAGGGCAAAACCAGTACGCTACTAGACCCCGCCGCTAGTGTTTGGGGCAATCCAGACCGCTTTGCGAAGAAGTGGCGAACCACCACAAACGGACTGGAATCGCTGTGCACTTCCCGCAATGACGGGCTGTTGATTCTGGATGAGTTGGCGCAAGTTGCCCCCCAAGAGGCAGGCGGAGCGGCGTATCTGATTGCCAACGGCCAAGCCAAAGCACGCATGACCAAAGAAGGCGGCAACCGTCCCGCGCAAACTTGGCGGGTGATGTTGTTGTCAGCGGGTGAAATCGATTTAGCGCAACACATGGCCGAGGCTGGCAAAAGCGCCAAGGGTGGACAAATGGCGCGACTCCCCGCTATACCAGCCGACGCTGGTGCTGGATTGGGTACGCTGGAGCAATTGCACCAATTCACCAATGGGCAAGCGTTTGCGGATCATATGAAAAGCCAATCCCGCCAACAGTACGGCACGGCTGGCCGCGCGTTTATTGAGCAGCTTTGCATCCCTGAAAATCTGGCCGATGTACGCGAATCAATCCGCGCCGAAATGCAGGCGATTTGTGAGCAATTCGACGTATCTAAAACAGCACCCGCCGAAGTTGGCCGAGTAGCGGCGCGGTTTGGGCTGGTGGCCTTTGCGGGAGAATTGGCAACGCAATACGGCATAACAGGCTGGCAAGCTGGCGAAGCAATCAAGGCGGCAAAGCAATGCTTTCAGGCGTGGTACTCATCAGTGGGCGCTGAGTTTGGCGCAGATGATAGAGCACTATTCTCGCAAGTATCAGCATTTATGCAGGCGCACAGTAATACGCGCTTTCCCGCGCATGATGCCAGCGATGAAGTATTGGCACGGCACATTAACCGCGCAGGCTTTCGCTACGAGGATGCCGCTGGCGTGGTGCAATATTGGGTATTGACTGAGCCATTCAAAAAAGAACTTTGCAAGGGCTTTAAGTCGACCGATACCGCAAAGGTGTTACAGGCTGCGGGGTGGATGTTAGCGGGTGATAAAGAAGCCAATCAGTCACGCAATACACAGAAAAAGCGAATCAAGGCGCTAGGCTCTAAATCGCAATGGGTTTATGTGCTAACGGAATTGGCGCTAGGAGGGATTGAATAA
- the rpoD gene encoding RNA polymerase sigma factor RpoD has product MAADKNYDKENPELSGKSETEKLDPEARKAKFKTLIVLGKERGYLTYAEINDHLPEDMLDAEQIEGIISMISNMGIQVYDEAPDAEDLLMSDAPAAVADEDAAEEAEAALSSVDAEFGRTTDPVRMYMREMGTVELLTREGEIEIAKRIEDGLRHMITAISACPTTIGQIIDLVDQGLNDEIRIDDVIDGFIDPNAVEEEEQEPDLPDPDAIDEVSEDDEDEDGEDAGAAAASANLELLKTQARECFERVRDLYAKMLAALDKDGTNSPKYQEYQQAIAAEFQLIRFSARQVESLCDVMRGMVDDIRTHERQIMDLCTRRVGMPRDHFIKVFPGRETDLTWVPEEIAAEHSYSGVMYRYKHAIMEKQQKLNELQDESRISIKELKEISRQMSTGEAKARRAKREMIEANLRLVISIAKKYTNRGLQFLDLIQEGNIGLMKAVDKFEYRRGYKFSTYATWWIRQAITRSIADQARTIRIPVHMIETINKMNRIQRQILQETGLEATPEELAERMEMPEDKIRKILKIAKEPISMETPIGDDDDSHLGDFIEDQNNMAPADAAVYAGLREATKEVLDTLTPREAKVLRMRFGIDMSTDHTLEEVGKQFDVTRERIRQIEAKALRKLRHPTRSERLKSFIENAASEQ; this is encoded by the coding sequence ATGGCAGCAGATAAAAACTACGACAAAGAAAACCCTGAATTGAGCGGCAAATCAGAGACAGAAAAACTGGACCCTGAGGCGCGTAAGGCCAAGTTCAAAACGCTGATCGTGCTCGGTAAAGAGCGCGGCTACCTCACGTACGCTGAGATCAACGACCACCTCCCTGAAGACATGTTGGATGCCGAGCAAATCGAAGGCATTATCAGCATGATCTCGAATATGGGTATTCAGGTCTACGACGAAGCGCCGGATGCCGAAGATCTGTTGATGTCTGATGCCCCAGCAGCGGTGGCCGACGAAGACGCAGCAGAAGAAGCTGAAGCGGCCTTGTCATCGGTTGACGCTGAGTTTGGCCGTACGACAGACCCAGTGCGTATGTATATGCGCGAAATGGGTACGGTTGAGCTATTGACGCGTGAAGGCGAAATTGAAATCGCCAAGCGTATCGAAGACGGCTTGCGTCACATGATTACCGCAATTTCTGCGTGCCCAACGACAATCGGACAAATTATCGATCTGGTTGATCAAGGCCTGAACGATGAAATTCGCATCGACGACGTCATCGATGGCTTTATCGACCCGAACGCGGTTGAAGAAGAAGAGCAAGAGCCCGATTTGCCTGATCCAGACGCAATTGATGAAGTGTCTGAAGACGACGAAGACGAAGATGGCGAAGACGCTGGTGCAGCCGCAGCAAGTGCTAATCTTGAGCTACTAAAAACACAAGCGCGCGAATGTTTCGAACGCGTTCGTGATTTATACGCCAAAATGCTGGCCGCCTTGGATAAAGACGGCACGAATAGCCCGAAATATCAAGAGTACCAGCAAGCGATTGCGGCTGAATTCCAATTGATTCGCTTCTCAGCTCGCCAAGTTGAGTCTCTGTGCGATGTAATGCGTGGCATGGTTGACGATATCCGCACGCACGAACGCCAGATTATGGATTTGTGTACCCGCCGCGTTGGTATGCCGCGTGATCACTTTATCAAAGTGTTCCCAGGCCGCGAAACCGACTTGACGTGGGTGCCAGAAGAAATTGCCGCTGAGCATAGCTATTCCGGCGTGATGTATCGCTACAAACACGCAATCATGGAAAAGCAGCAAAAGCTGAACGAATTGCAAGACGAGTCGCGCATCAGTATTAAAGAGCTGAAAGAAATTTCACGCCAGATGAGCACCGGCGAAGCCAAAGCGCGCCGTGCGAAACGTGAAATGATTGAAGCTAACTTGCGTTTGGTGATTTCGATAGCGAAAAAATACACTAACCGTGGTTTGCAATTCCTCGATTTGATTCAGGAAGGCAATATCGGCTTGATGAAAGCGGTGGATAAATTCGAATACCGTCGTGGTTACAAGTTCTCAACTTACGCCACATGGTGGATTCGCCAAGCGATTACTCGTTCGATTGCCGATCAGGCGCGTACGATTCGTATTCCGGTACATATGATCGAAACGATCAATAAAATGAACCGTATCCAGCGCCAAATCTTGCAAGAAACTGGTTTGGAAGCGACGCCGGAAGAATTGGCTGAACGCATGGAAATGCCGGAAGACAAAATCCGCAAGATCTTGAAAATCGCAAAAGAACCGATTTCGATGGAAACGCCGATCGGTGACGACGACGACTCGCACTTAGGCGACTTTATCGAAGACCAGAACAATATGGCGCCTGCAGATGCGGCCGTATACGCTGGCCTGCGTGAAGCGACCAAAGAAGTGCTCGACACCTTAACGCCACGCGAAGCAAAAGTACTTCGCATGCGTTTTGGTATCGATATGAGCACAGACCATACTTTGGAAGAAGTGGGCAAACAGTTTGACGTAACGCGTGAACGTATCCGTCAGATCGAAGCCAAGGCCTTGCGTAAGTTGCGCCACCCAACGCGTTCAGAAAGATTGAAATCTTTCATTGAAAATGCGGCCAGTGAGCAGTAG
- the rimI gene encoding ribosomal protein S18-alanine N-acetyltransferase: MTVARHTLNAPVFARLNTSHVAALADLDEETNPHPWTGKQWLDSLQQHDCFGLWLTDQLIGFAVCMATLDEAEILLIAVRPALQGTGLGAQLLQHTEAELASEGVKQLFLEVRQSNERARAFYRRHGWQENGRRKNYYPCEITLDDGQLKTREDAIMCGKTLGSLNVSEGNT; this comes from the coding sequence ATGACTGTTGCTCGCCACACGCTTAATGCACCCGTTTTTGCCCGTTTAAACACCAGCCATGTGGCTGCACTGGCCGATTTGGACGAAGAAACCAACCCACATCCGTGGACGGGTAAGCAGTGGCTCGATTCTTTGCAACAACACGATTGCTTTGGGCTGTGGCTGACCGACCAACTCATCGGCTTTGCCGTTTGCATGGCCACGCTGGATGAAGCCGAAATTTTATTAATCGCCGTTCGCCCCGCACTGCAAGGCACGGGTTTAGGCGCACAACTATTGCAGCACACCGAAGCAGAACTAGCGAGCGAAGGCGTCAAGCAATTATTTTTAGAAGTGCGCCAAAGCAATGAGCGCGCTCGCGCTTTTTATCGCCGCCACGGCTGGCAGGAAAATGGCCGCCGCAAAAACTATTACCCGTGTGAAATTACTTTGGACGATGGCCAGCTTAAAACGCGTGAAGACGCGATTATGTGTGGCAAAACCTTGGGCAGTTTGAACGTGAGTGAGGGCAACACATGA
- the dnaG gene encoding DNA primase — translation MARIPEDFIQDLLNRVDIVDVVERYLPLKKAGQNYMACCPFHKEKSPSFTVSQTKQFYHCFGCGAHGSALSFVMEHQALSFPDAVRQLAESVGMQVPVEDKPQTEEQKKAPGIYDVLKTAFDFYRAQLKTAPQAIEYFKKRGVTGKIAARFGLGFAPGDEDWQPLKKAFPDYDWNAILAEAGLVIDKEDTKRRYDRFRDRVMFPIMNQRSQIIGFGGRVMGQGEPKYLNSPETPVFEKGRELYGLPQARAAIRDHGRVLVCEGYMDVVMLHQHGVEYAVASLGTACTPEHIRKLLKLADEVVFGFDGDKAGRRAAWRALENSIPEVRDGKELRFLFLPAEHDPDSYVQEFGKAQFERLIVQDALPLSQYLLKELSAQVDLTMEEGRAKLLRLTQPYLEQLTLAPILKLMLSKRLAELCQLTMDEMSLLLSGVSASRKQEHYPVEQYSGDVSASYAASADAVGAATFMPKKQWQPKRPFSKGKRWRSDEPERVPLPPRPRQDPLLRVLQLILYRPALLQGCDELERDWPAQGFAGAVRAVLQYVRSQPDILPQALLEHWRGEPLYARLLQIQSESQGMFDRFEETELNEELQDTLQTAAQSQDRSSTLDRKAQLEYRDANGGLTDDEREEYLALLLKK, via the coding sequence ATGGCGCGTATCCCTGAAGACTTTATTCAGGATTTGCTCAATCGCGTTGATATTGTCGACGTGGTTGAGCGCTATCTGCCGCTCAAAAAAGCGGGCCAAAATTACATGGCCTGCTGTCCGTTTCATAAAGAAAAATCCCCGTCGTTTACGGTAAGCCAAACCAAGCAGTTTTATCACTGCTTTGGTTGTGGTGCGCATGGCTCGGCCTTGAGTTTTGTGATGGAGCATCAGGCGCTGAGTTTTCCCGATGCGGTGCGCCAGCTCGCCGAATCGGTTGGTATGCAGGTGCCGGTTGAAGATAAGCCGCAAACTGAAGAGCAGAAAAAAGCGCCTGGCATTTACGACGTGCTGAAAACCGCGTTCGACTTTTATCGTGCGCAACTCAAAACCGCGCCGCAGGCGATTGAATATTTCAAAAAACGCGGCGTCACCGGCAAAATTGCCGCGCGCTTTGGTTTGGGCTTTGCGCCGGGTGATGAAGATTGGCAGCCCTTAAAAAAAGCGTTTCCCGATTACGATTGGAATGCGATTTTAGCTGAAGCCGGCCTGGTTATTGATAAAGAAGACACTAAGCGCCGCTATGATCGTTTTCGGGATCGCGTGATGTTCCCGATTATGAATCAGCGCAGCCAAATCATTGGCTTTGGCGGTCGTGTCATGGGGCAGGGCGAGCCTAAATACCTCAATTCCCCCGAAACGCCGGTTTTTGAAAAAGGGCGAGAGCTGTATGGTTTGCCGCAGGCGCGCGCTGCGATTCGCGATCATGGGCGCGTTTTGGTGTGTGAAGGCTATATGGACGTCGTCATGTTGCACCAGCACGGCGTTGAGTATGCGGTGGCTTCCTTGGGAACGGCGTGTACGCCTGAGCATATTCGTAAATTGCTGAAATTGGCCGACGAAGTGGTATTCGGTTTTGACGGCGATAAGGCGGGGCGACGTGCGGCGTGGCGAGCGTTGGAAAATAGCATTCCCGAAGTGCGCGATGGCAAAGAGCTGCGCTTTTTGTTTTTGCCAGCCGAGCACGACCCCGATTCGTATGTGCAGGAGTTTGGCAAGGCGCAATTTGAACGCTTAATTGTGCAAGATGCTTTGCCTTTATCGCAGTATTTGTTGAAAGAGCTCTCGGCGCAGGTGGATTTAACGATGGAAGAGGGGCGCGCTAAATTATTGCGTTTGACCCAACCTTATCTTGAACAACTAACACTTGCCCCCATTTTGAAATTAATGCTGAGCAAGCGTTTGGCTGAATTGTGCCAGCTGACGATGGACGAGATGAGCTTGCTGCTGAGTGGGGTATCTGCCTCAAGAAAGCAAGAGCATTATCCTGTAGAGCAATACAGTGGTGATGTATCTGCGAGCTATGCGGCGAGTGCTGATGCAGTTGGTGCTGCAACATTTATGCCCAAAAAACAATGGCAGCCCAAACGGCCATTTAGCAAAGGCAAGCGCTGGCGCAGTGATGAGCCAGAGCGCGTCCCCTTGCCGCCAAGGCCGCGCCAAGACCCGCTACTGCGCGTGCTGCAATTAATTTTGTATCGCCCTGCATTATTGCAAGGGTGCGACGAGTTGGAGCGGGATTGGCCGGCGCAAGGTTTTGCGGGGGCTGTGCGCGCGGTATTGCAGTATGTGCGTAGCCAGCCCGATATATTACCGCAAGCGTTGTTAGAGCATTGGCGTGGCGAGCCGCTGTATGCGCGGTTGCTGCAAATTCAGTCTGAATCGCAAGGGATGTTTGATCGCTTTGAAGAGACAGAATTGAACGAAGAGTTACAAGATACCTTGCAAACGGCCGCGCAGAGTCAAGATCGAAGTTCTACACTAGATCGCAAGGCGCAGTTGGAATATCGCGATGCCAATGGTGGTTTGACCGACGACGAGCGGGAAGAATACTTGGCTTTGCTATTGAAGAAGTAG
- a CDS encoding uracil-DNA glycosylase: MNRRALILNELGLNPVWVRHEVLAQMQTHEEPLVAPEPAQQAISQSSEGKFSPIVQAAHQRMEETIAHAPEVAKAPSSGAAAIHQVLNARNNPRSEASQPALATSESTQDERTQAIMQMNWEQLQEAVANCTACSLCKTRTQAVFGTGNPAAPLVVVGESPGADEDAQGEPFVGKAGKLLDNMLASIGQKRGEQVFIANVLKCRPPGNRNPQVDEVAKCAPFLQRQIELIAPKVLFASGRFAISSLLNDDAPISALRGKVHRYRQTPVVVSYHPAYLLRNMPDKAKAWQDLLLLQSQLTA, translated from the coding sequence ATGAATCGCCGCGCACTCATCCTCAATGAATTAGGCCTGAATCCAGTTTGGGTGCGCCATGAAGTCTTGGCGCAGATGCAGACTCATGAAGAGCCACTTGTCGCCCCCGAACCTGCACAACAAGCAATCAGCCAAAGTAGCGAAGGCAAGTTCAGCCCGATTGTGCAAGCTGCACATCAGCGCATGGAGGAAACCATCGCGCATGCGCCTGAAGTGGCCAAAGCGCCATCCAGCGGCGCAGCGGCGATTCACCAAGTGCTAAACGCGCGCAATAATCCACGTAGCGAGGCGAGTCAGCCAGCCCTTGCTACGAGCGAATCAACGCAAGATGAGCGCACGCAAGCCATCATGCAAATGAATTGGGAGCAGTTACAAGAGGCGGTTGCCAACTGCACGGCATGCTCCCTTTGCAAAACGCGAACACAAGCGGTATTTGGCACTGGCAACCCCGCGGCACCGCTGGTCGTGGTCGGTGAGTCACCGGGCGCCGACGAGGACGCGCAGGGCGAGCCATTTGTAGGTAAAGCCGGCAAGCTGCTCGACAATATGCTGGCTAGCATTGGCCAAAAACGCGGAGAGCAAGTCTTTATCGCCAATGTGCTCAAATGTCGACCTCCGGGTAATCGCAACCCGCAAGTCGATGAAGTGGCCAAATGCGCGCCGTTTTTACAGCGCCAGATCGAGTTGATTGCGCCGAAAGTACTGTTCGCCAGCGGACGCTTTGCAATTTCCAGCCTACTGAACGACGATGCGCCGATTTCAGCGCTACGCGGCAAAGTACATCGTTACCGCCAAACGCCGGTAGTCGTGTCGTATCACCCCGCATATTTGTTGCGCAATATGCCCGACAAAGCCAAAGCTTGGCAGGATTTATTGCTACTGCAATCGCAACTGACTGCATAA
- the rpsU gene encoding 30S ribosomal protein S21 — protein MPSVRVKENEPFEVAMRRFKRSVEKTGLLTELRAREFYEKPTAERKRKLAAAVKRQHKRLRSQQLPAKLY, from the coding sequence ATGCCTTCAGTTCGCGTTAAAGAAAACGAACCGTTCGAAGTTGCAATGCGCCGCTTCAAGCGTTCTGTTGAAAAAACTGGCCTGCTCACCGAACTTCGTGCTCGCGAGTTCTACGAGAAGCCAACTGCTGAACGTAAACGTAAATTGGCTGCTGCTGTTAAGCGCCAACACAAACGTCTGCGTAGCCAGCAATTGCCAGCTAAACTGTACTAA
- a CDS encoding integrase family protein, whose product MARVNLTLDRIRKLELPEGKTQAFLWDAEPKSLFVRITKGPKPTPENPKPKPTKAFVFQGLIAGNYFRLTIGNCDVWSIEDARAEARRLQSVIDQGDDPREIKAEKLATTKRAKQEAEIKQTTLRDIWPRYIAEASRHGRRKNSKPWGAHHIAAHERAVKDGGALSALLDVAIADLTEQRLKQWLEIETASRATVAALAYRMLRTCLNWIAEQPEYSDIVNTKAISATKVVQVLPKPTEKNNQLRERQIKPWFDAVLKLPNQIIAVYLQVVLLSGRRREEILDLKWTDLDFKWATMTVNDKVQGRVTLPLAPYSLELLNKLPRNNEWVFSSPSSANGRLQEPRKSLDRVIAEIGVPHTIHDLRRTYATLSEEVCPAGVAAQLQGHVPKDVRGKHYVNRSLDTLAKWAAEVENTILSFAERR is encoded by the coding sequence ATGGCACGGGTTAATTTGACGCTAGACCGCATACGCAAACTAGAATTGCCTGAAGGTAAAACTCAGGCGTTTTTGTGGGATGCAGAGCCGAAGTCTTTGTTTGTGCGGATCACTAAGGGCCCAAAGCCAACACCTGAGAACCCCAAACCAAAACCAACAAAGGCGTTTGTCTTTCAAGGGTTAATAGCTGGTAACTATTTCCGCCTTACTATTGGCAATTGCGACGTTTGGAGTATTGAAGATGCAAGGGCTGAAGCCCGAAGATTGCAAAGCGTCATAGACCAAGGCGACGATCCACGCGAAATCAAAGCTGAAAAATTAGCCACAACCAAGCGGGCAAAGCAAGAAGCTGAAATCAAGCAAACTACACTTAGGGACATTTGGCCGCGATATATTGCCGAGGCCTCACGCCATGGCCGCCGCAAAAATTCGAAGCCATGGGGAGCGCATCATATTGCCGCGCATGAGAGGGCCGTGAAAGACGGTGGCGCATTATCCGCGCTACTGGATGTTGCAATTGCTGATTTAACCGAACAACGGCTTAAACAATGGCTCGAGATTGAAACCGCAAGCCGTGCAACCGTGGCCGCACTGGCCTACCGCATGTTACGCACTTGCCTAAACTGGATCGCTGAACAGCCCGAATACAGCGACATCGTAAACACCAAAGCAATCAGCGCAACCAAAGTTGTACAGGTTTTGCCCAAACCAACCGAAAAAAACAACCAACTCAGGGAGCGCCAAATCAAGCCATGGTTTGATGCTGTACTCAAACTACCAAATCAAATCATTGCCGTATATTTGCAAGTTGTTTTACTTAGTGGGCGTAGGCGTGAAGAAATACTGGATTTAAAGTGGACTGACTTAGATTTTAAGTGGGCAACCATGACGGTCAACGACAAAGTACAGGGCCGTGTAACCTTGCCATTAGCGCCCTACTCTCTTGAGTTACTAAATAAACTACCAAGAAATAATGAGTGGGTTTTCAGCAGCCCGTCATCGGCCAATGGCCGACTACAAGAGCCGCGAAAATCACTAGATCGAGTCATTGCAGAAATCGGCGTCCCCCACACAATCCACGATTTACGCCGCACCTACGCCACTTTAAGCGAAGAAGTTTGTCCTGCGGGTGTTGCGGCTCAATTGCAGGGCCATGTTCCTAAAGACGTGCGCGGCAAGCATTACGTCAACCGTTCACTTGATACTTTGGCTAAATGGGCGGCCGAGGTGGAAAACACAATTCTCAGTTTTGCCGAGCGTAGATAG